One genomic segment of Vibrio mimicus includes these proteins:
- the dhiT gene encoding type II toxin-antitoxin system toxin DhiT has translation MPEIDALLGLSFCLYFFDNKQHKLPHIHVKYGSYELIIAIETGEFLEGYLPNKQRKRAENHILEHREQLMVMWNKAVNGENPGKLGDLC, from the coding sequence ATGCCAGAGATTGATGCCCTATTAGGCCTTTCATTTTGCTTGTACTTCTTTGATAACAAGCAGCATAAATTGCCTCATATTCACGTTAAGTACGGTAGTTACGAGCTAATTATTGCTATTGAAACAGGTGAGTTTTTAGAGGGTTACTTACCCAATAAGCAACGAAAACGTGCTGAAAACCATATTCTCGAACATCGAGAGCAATTGATGGTGATGTGGAATAAAGCGGTAAATGGTGAAAATCCAGGTAAGTTAGGTGATTTATGTTGA
- the dhiA gene encoding type II toxin-antitoxin system antitoxin DhiA: MLKVIDVDFVSDHTLELTFNDGYQGYADLSVYFKNAPFSEIKDFKRFSLTRDGSLNWDGNELTAATLRDITKGSQKSVELSFNVQEMEAVIKQASWESMMEGRPDILQAAIRSYVEQFGHGQVIAKAGIKSRTSAYRSLKPETTPNFGTLVQLGHAVIELAKDRTVANKEPRI, translated from the coding sequence ATGTTGAAAGTCATAGATGTTGATTTTGTCTCAGACCATACATTAGAACTGACGTTCAATGATGGTTACCAAGGCTATGCCGACTTGTCGGTATACTTTAAAAATGCACCTTTTTCAGAAATTAAAGACTTTAAACGCTTTTCCTTGACTCGTGATGGCTCGTTAAATTGGGATGGTAATGAGTTAACGGCCGCGACACTCCGTGACATAACCAAGGGCTCACAAAAGTCGGTGGAGTTAAGTTTTAATGTTCAAGAAATGGAAGCCGTCATCAAACAGGCCTCATGGGAATCGATGATGGAGGGGCGTCCCGACATCTTGCAAGCGGCTATTCGTTCTTACGTAGAGCAGTTTGGTCATGGTCAAGTTATTGCAAAGGCGGGTATAAAAAGTCGTACGAGTGCTTATCGCTCCTTGAAGCCAGAAACAACGCCAAACTTTGGCACACTAGTTCAGTTAGGGCACGCCGTCATCGAACTAGCGAAAGATAGAACAGTGGCAAACAAGGAACCACGCATATAA
- a CDS encoding DUF3709 domain-containing protein yields the protein MSLREVSTALPSRFEQFGAFTYGLKVCRQLSIVFRCLMKQQCVYRCMFQRYCLIELLCPCVVSWFVGEGLHIGLVAK from the coding sequence TTGAGTCTGCGCGAGGTGAGTACGGCTCTCCCAAGTCGCTTTGAGCAGTTTGGTGCCTTTACTTACGGGCTGAAAGTCTGTCGGCAATTGAGCATTGTTTTTCGCTGTCTAATGAAACAGCAATGTGTTTATCGCTGTATGTTTCAGCGTTATTGCCTCATTGAGTTGTTGTGTCCATGCGTGGTGAGTTGGTTTGTCGGAGAGGGTCTCCACATTGGCCTAGTTGCTAAATGA